Proteins encoded together in one Carassius auratus strain Wakin chromosome 32, ASM336829v1, whole genome shotgun sequence window:
- the xpa gene encoding DNA repair protein complementing XP-A cells: MNEPEASHSQVEPPDAANSSNDSSVSLTSHMLAKIERNRQRALMLRQARLASRPSSAPEGATCAKVAKIIDSGAGFFIEEETTEDEQQEKRVVEQPAPVMEPDYLMCDECLKPFMDSYLSNSFDLSVCDKCRDNDVKHKLISRTEAKHNFLLKDCDLDQREPPLRFILRKNPHNPRWGDMKLYLKTQVVKRSLEVWGSEEALEEAKESREENREVQKQKRFNKKVKELRRAVRSSMFKKDTSIHQHVYGPEELLDEEEDLYRKVCQTCGHELTFEKM, translated from the exons ATGAATGAGCCAGAAGCAAGTCATTCTCAAGTTGAGCCACCGGATGCTGCAAACTCTTCAAATGATTCCAGTGTGTCCTTAACATCACACATGTTGGCCAAAATTGAACGGAACAGACAACGCGCATTAATGCTCAGACAAGCCAGGCTTGCCAGTAGACCATCTTCAGCTCCAGAAG GAGCTACTTGTGCTAAAGTGGCCAAAATTATAGACTCGGGTGCAGGCTTTTTTATTGAAGAGGAGACAACAGAGGATGAGCAACAGGAAAAGAGAGTGGTTGAGCAACCAG cccCAGTGATGGAGCCTGATTATCTGATGTGTGACGAGTGTCTAAAACCATTTATGGACTCCTATCTCAGCAACAGTTttgatctgtctgtgtgtgataAATGCAG AGACAACGATGTGAAGCACAAGCTAATATCCCGCACGGAAGCCAAGCACAATTTCCTCCTGAAGGATTGCGATCTGGATCAGAGGGAACCACCACTGCGATTTATTCTGAGGAAAAATCCTCACAATCCACGTTGGGGAGACATGAAACTCTATTTAAAGACACAG GTGGTCAAGCGCTCTCTGGAGGTGTGGGGCAGTGAGGAGGCTCTGGAGGAGGCCAAGGAGAGTAGAGAGGAGAACAGGGAGGTGCAAAAGCAGAAACGCTTTAATAAAAAGGTTAAAG AGCTGAGGCGGGCCGTAAGGAGTAGTATGTTTAAGAAAGATACCAGCATTCATCAACATGTTTATGGCCCAGAGGAGCTGCTAGACGAAGAGGAAGATCTCTACAGGAAAGTGTGTCAAACATGCGGACATGAACTCACTTTtgagaaaatgtaa
- the pla2g12a gene encoding group XIIA secretory phospholipase A2, with translation MPCRVISVTLLLSAGILIDVIKGDGFTEEIKPPDWRKTFKSIRNGIHNIDKYLNMAMDFIGGSDGRCIFKCNEGYTQVPRPEYKLPPPNGCGSPLFGFQVNIGIPSMNRCCNEHDLCYDTCGREKNDCDEQFQVCLESICSDLQMTLGLSHSVQACESAVTLLFDTVMHLGCKPYLDSQRSSCICQFDEKNDL, from the exons ATGCCCTGTCGAGTCATCAGCGTTACACTGCTGCTCTCAGCCGGGATACTGATTGATGTGATTAAAGGCGATGGGTTTACTGAAGAAATTAAGCCTCCAGACTGGAGAAAGACCTTCAAATCCATCCGGAATGGGATTCATAATATAGACAAGTACCTTAATATGGCTATGGATTTTATCGGAGGTTCAGACGGACGCTGTATTTTTAAGTGCAACGAAG GCTACACACAGGTTCCTCGTCCCGAATACAAATTACCTCCACCGAACGGATGCGGCTCCCCTCTGTTTGGATTTCAG GTTAATATTGGGATCCCATCTATGAACAGATGCTGTAATGAGCACGATCTGTGCTATGATACTTGTGGGAGGGAGAAAAATGACTGTGATGAGCAGTTCCAGGTCTGTTTGGAGTCCATCTGTAGTGATTTACAAATGACTCTGGGCTTGTCCCACAGTGTTCAAG CCTGTGAATCAGCAGTGACTTTGCTCTTTGATACTGTCATGCACTTGGGATGCAAGCCTTACCTGGACAGCCAAAGATCATCCTGCATTTGCCAGTTTGATGAGAAGAATGATCTGTGA
- the saraf gene encoding store-operated calcium entry-associated regulatory factor isoform X1, whose amino-acid sequence MKSSGVLFLHLLLLVVPHIGCWNDEAVLLRDVQALTLYRGRYTTARRSSPVPQLQCVGGSAGCGSLVLEVVQCYNRGSDGIDTQWECKADMDYSYRFGRVEVSCEGYTSPSDAYVLRGSCGLEYTLELTAEGKQQNTHGFFQGFSHQKQQQRGGHYQQSTKKYPFQNGPSGDGVGGLVVVAFLLLGAYAVYKMFLCGPTHGQQGYHTEGSQGYPRTWDNSHGMGPPPPGFKPDYYSPDQSSSRPGYGFSDAYTRPQSSWTGFTGGNTGRRAGGGFWTGMGTGGLLGYLFGNQRRQPSMGFTGPSYTSRPSPAPKTSSGTRTVSGFGGTKRR is encoded by the exons ATGAAGAGCTCTGGAGTTTTGTTTCTGCACTTGTTGCTGTTGGTTGTGCCTCACATCGGATGCTGGAATGATG AGGCAGTGTTACTGCGTGATGTTCAGGCTCTCACCCTGTACAGAGGACGCTACACCACTGCACGTCGCTCCAGTCCTGTTCCACAGCTGCAGTGTGTTGGAGGATCAGCTGGCTGTGGATCACTTGTTCTTGAGGTGGTTCAGTGTTACAACAGAGGATCAGATGGCATAGACACACAG TGGGAATGCAAGGCTGACATGGActactcgtacaggtttgggcgTGTGGAGGTCTCCTGCGAGGGCTATACCAGTCCCAGTGATGCGTATGTGCTGAGAGGCTCATGTGGTCTGGAGTACACGCTGGAGCTCACAGCAGAAGGGAAGCAGCAGAACACACACGGCTTCTTCCAAGGCTTTTCCCATCAAAAGCAACAGCAGAGAGGAGGCCATTATCAGCAGTCTACCAAGAAATATCCCTTCCAGAACGGCCCGTCTGGTGATGGAGTGGGTGGGCTTGTAGTGGTAGCTTTCCTTTTGCTGGGGGCATATGCGGTATACAAGATGTTTCTGTGCGGTCCTACTCACGGCCAACAAGGTTACCATACAGAAGGATCCCAGGGATACCCCAGGACCTGGGATAACAGTCATGGCATGGGGCCACCACCGCCTGGATTCAAACCAGATTATTACTCAC CAGATCAGTCTAGCTCAAGGCCTGGGTACGGCTTTTCTGATGCGTACACCAGACCTCAGAGTTCTTGGACTGGTTTCACTGGTGGAAACACTGGTAGACGTGCTGGGGGTGGATTCTGGACTGGAATGGGCACAGGTGGACTTCTGGGATATTTGTTTGGCAATCAGAG ACGCCAGCCATCCATGGGCTTCACAGGACCATCTTACACCAGCCGACCTTCTCCAGCACCGAAAACAAGCTCAGGAACACGGACAGTATCAG GGTTTGGAGGAACTAAAAGAAGATGA
- the saraf gene encoding store-operated calcium entry-associated regulatory factor isoform X2: protein MKSSGVLFLHLLLLVVPHIGCWNDEAVLLRDVQALTLYRGRYTTARRSSPVPQLQCVGGSAGCGSLVLEVVQCYNRGSDGIDTQWECKADMDYSYRFGRVEVSCEGYTSPSDAYVLRGSCGLEYTLELTAEGKQQNTHGFFQGFSHQKQQQRGGHYQQSTKKYPFQNGPSGDGVGGLVVVAFLLLGAYAVYKMFLCGPTHGQQGYHTEGSQGYPRTWDNSHGMGPPPPGFKPDYYSHQSSSRPGYGFSDAYTRPQSSWTGFTGGNTGRRAGGGFWTGMGTGGLLGYLFGNQRRQPSMGFTGPSYTSRPSPAPKTSSGTRTVSGFGGTKRR from the exons ATGAAGAGCTCTGGAGTTTTGTTTCTGCACTTGTTGCTGTTGGTTGTGCCTCACATCGGATGCTGGAATGATG AGGCAGTGTTACTGCGTGATGTTCAGGCTCTCACCCTGTACAGAGGACGCTACACCACTGCACGTCGCTCCAGTCCTGTTCCACAGCTGCAGTGTGTTGGAGGATCAGCTGGCTGTGGATCACTTGTTCTTGAGGTGGTTCAGTGTTACAACAGAGGATCAGATGGCATAGACACACAG TGGGAATGCAAGGCTGACATGGActactcgtacaggtttgggcgTGTGGAGGTCTCCTGCGAGGGCTATACCAGTCCCAGTGATGCGTATGTGCTGAGAGGCTCATGTGGTCTGGAGTACACGCTGGAGCTCACAGCAGAAGGGAAGCAGCAGAACACACACGGCTTCTTCCAAGGCTTTTCCCATCAAAAGCAACAGCAGAGAGGAGGCCATTATCAGCAGTCTACCAAGAAATATCCCTTCCAGAACGGCCCGTCTGGTGATGGAGTGGGTGGGCTTGTAGTGGTAGCTTTCCTTTTGCTGGGGGCATATGCGGTATACAAGATGTTTCTGTGCGGTCCTACTCACGGCCAACAAGGTTACCATACAGAAGGATCCCAGGGATACCCCAGGACCTGGGATAACAGTCATGGCATGGGGCCACCACCGCCTGGATTCAAACCAGATTATTACTCAC ATCAGTCTAGCTCAAGGCCTGGGTACGGCTTTTCTGATGCGTACACCAGACCTCAGAGTTCTTGGACTGGTTTCACTGGTGGAAACACTGGTAGACGTGCTGGGGGTGGATTCTGGACTGGAATGGGCACAGGTGGACTTCTGGGATATTTGTTTGGCAATCAGAG ACGCCAGCCATCCATGGGCTTCACAGGACCATCTTACACCAGCCGACCTTCTCCAGCACCGAAAACAAGCTCAGGAACACGGACAGTATCAG GGTTTGGAGGAACTAAAAGAAGATGA